Proteins encoded by one window of Brienomyrus brachyistius isolate T26 chromosome 1, BBRACH_0.4, whole genome shotgun sequence:
- the kif21a gene encoding kinesin-like protein KIF21A isoform X7: MSQGQDESSVRVALRIRPQLPREKIEGCHICTFVTPGEPQVILGKDKAFTYDYVFDMDTQQDPIYTDCTEKLIEGCFEGYNATIFAYGQTGSGKTYTMGTGFDVSIADEELGIIPRAVTHLFKGIEERRQAAIEQSRPVPEFKISAQFLELYNEEVLDLFDSTRDLEARKQKSNIKIHEDATGGIYTVGVTTRMVTSETEMMQCLKLGALSRTTASTQMNVQSSRSHAIFTIHLCQVRVCTPDNQEMDNRMANGSSEMNEFETLTAKFHFVDLAGSERLKRTGATGDRAREGISINCGLLALGNVISALGDKSKRSTHVPYRDSKLTRLLQDSLGGNSQTVMIACISPSDRDFMETLNTLKYANRARNIKNRVMVNQDKASQQISALRTEIARLQMELMEYKTGKRIVGEDGIESINDMFHENSMLQTENNNLRVRVKAMQETIDAQRARLTQLLSDQANQALARAGEGNEEIGNMIQNYIKEIEDLRAKLLESEAVSENLRKNLSRASTRSSFYGGPGAFSPALLAPEKETSDIIEIAKKDLEKLKRRERKKKKKLQLLEESRQEEVEDDSVIKEDLPDNEQDKAADMELCERAIDDGKMEVQEGSDHEEGEEEEEEEEEEMEAEESSDESDSELDEKENFQADLANITCEIAIKQKLIDELENSQRRLHTLKQQYEQKLMMLQCKIRDTQLERDRVLHNMGSVETFTEEKAKKIKVEYEKKLSLMNKEMQKLQSAQKEHARLLKNQSQYEKQLKKLQQDVVEMKKTKVRLMKQMKEQQEKNRMTESRRNREIATLKKDQRKQEHQLRLLEAQKRQQELILRRKTEEVTALRRQVRPTSGKVNRKVSLPEPLQDPSHRAPAGRVLSGGGVMAPNGSRKYQQRLGGVYSTRMARTKWQSLERRISDIIMQKMTISNMETDMNRLLKQREELTKRREKVSKKRDKIATEGADADKTVQALNEEMESLTANIDYINDSIADCQANIMQMEEAKEEGDTVDVTAVISSCTLSEARYLLDHFLSMAVNKGLQAAQKESQIKVMEGRLKQTEINSATQNQLLFHMLKEKAEFNPELDALLGNALQELGNIPAENGEESSSDESAQSPAAEGSSLASDLMKLCGESRQRSKARRRTTTQMELLYANSTDPSSDVSAGEFSSPLLPLAETQEGGGDPEGTGVSHRDRDFLGPAAGLSLKLGSIGVINPVPSSKSGRAATLQCVHVAEGHSKAVLCVDCTDDLLFTGSKDRTCKVWNLVTGQEIMSLGAHPNNVVSVKYCSSLVFTVSTSYVKVWDIRDSAKCIRTLTSSGQVNTGDACAANTNRTVTIPAGENQINQIALNPTGTLLYAAAGNSVRMWDLRKFVSLGKLTGHLGPVMCLTVDQTGKGQDLVITGSKDHYIKMFDVSEGTQGSVSPTHNFEPPHYDGIESLTVQADELFSGSRDNGIKKWDLSRKDLLQQVPNAHRDWVCALGLVPGCPALLSGCRGGVLKLWHSDTLAPLGEIRGHESPINGISTNSTHLFTASDDRTVKIWRGRGSIDGMADALDVLEDGASN, translated from the exons ATGTCGCAGGGGCAGGATGAGAGCTCCGTGCGGGTGGCTCTGAG gatCCGGCCTCAGCTGCCCCGGGAGAAGATCGAGGGATGCCACATCTGTACGTTCGTGACGCCGGGCGAGCCGCAGGTCATCCTGGGCAAGGACAAGGCGTTCACGTACGACTATGTGTTCGACATGGACACACAGCAGGACCCCATCTATACCGACTGCACAGAGAAGCTGATCGAGGGCTGTTTCGAGGGCTACAACGCTACCATCTTCGCCTACGGACAG ACGGGCTCGGGGAAAACCTACACTATGGGCACGGGGTTTGACGTGAGCATCGCCGATGAGGAGCTGGGCATCATCCCACGTGCTGTGACGCACCTCTTCAAGGGCATCGAGGAGCGGCGCCAGGCAGCGATCGAGCAGAGCCGCCCCGTTCCCGAGTTCAAGATCAGCGCCCAGTTTCTGGAG CTATACAATGAGGAGGTGCTGGACCTCTTTGACTCCACACGCGACCTTGAGGCCAGGAAGCAGAAATCCAACATTAAGATTCACGAGGACGCGACTGGAGGAATATACACAGTTGGGGTGACCACTCGAATGGTCACCTCGGAGACCGAG ATGATGCAGTGCCTGAAGCTTGGTGCCCTCTCCCGCACTACGGCCAGTACGCAGATGAATGTCCAGAGTTCCCGCTCCCATGCCATCTTCACTATCCACCTGTGCCAAGTGCGCGTCTGCACCCCGGACAAT CAGGAGATGGACAACAGGATGGCCAACGGTTCCTCTGAGATGAACGAGTTTGAGACACTGACAGCAAAGTTTCACTTTGTGGATCTGGCTGGTTCCGAGAGACTGAAGAGAACCGGAGCGACAGGGGACCGGGCCAGGGAGGGCATCTCCATCAACTGCGGGCTG CTGGCTCTGGGCAATGTCATCAGCGCTCTTGGGGACAAAAGCAAGCGATCGACGCACGTGCCTTACCGTGACTCCAAGCTGACACGCCTCCTTCAGGACTCCCTGGGAGGGAACAG CCAAACAGTGATGATCGCATGCATCAGCCCCTCGGACCGCGACTTCATGGAGACCCTGAACACGCTGAAATACGCCAACCGGGCCCGCAACATCAAGAACCGCGTCATGGTGAACCAGGACAAGGCCAGTCAGCAGATCAGCGCCCTGCGGACCGAGATCGCCCGTCTGCAGATGGAGCTCATGGAGTACAAGACG GGCAAGCGCATCGTGGGTGAGGATGGCATCGAGAGCATCAATGACATGTTCCACGAGAACTCCATGCTGCAGACCGAGAACAATAATCTGCGCGTGCGAGTCAAGGCCATGCAGGAGACCATCGATGCACAGAGGGCCCGTCTGACGCAGCTGCTCAGCGACCAGGCCAATCAGGCGCTGGCCAGGGCAG GGGAAGGGAATGAGGAGATTGGCAACATGATACAGAACTACATCAAGGAAATCGAAGACCTCAG GGCCAAGTTGCTGGAGAGCGAGGCGGTGAGCGAGAACCTGAGGAAGAACCTGTCTCGCGCCTCCACGCGCTCCTCCTTCTACGGCGGCCCCGGCGCCTTCTCTCCCGCCCTCCTGGCCCCTGAGAAGGAGACATCTGACATCATCGAAATCGCCAAGAAGGACCTGGAGAAACTGAAGAGGAGGGAgcgcaagaagaagaagaa gCTCCAACTGCTGGAGGAGAGTCGGCAGGAGGAGGTTGAGGATGACAG TGTGATCAAGGAGGACCTTCCTGACAATGAGCAGGACAAGGCAGCAGACATGGAGCTGTGTGAACGAGCCATCGATGATGGCAAAATG gaggttcaggagggaagtgaccacgaagagggggaggaggaggaggaagaggaagaggaggaaatgGAAGCAGAGGAGAGCTCTGATGAGTCTGACTCTGAGCTGGATGAGAAAG AGAACTTCCAGGCAGACCTGGCCAACATCACATGTGAGATCGCCATCAAGCAGAAGCTGATCGACGAACTGGAGAACAGCCAACGGAGGCTGCACACGCTCAAGCAGCAGTACGAGCAGAAACTGATGATGCTGCAGTGCAAGATCCGGGATACTCAGCTGGAGAGGGACCGCGTGCTGCACAACATGG GTTCGGTGGAGACCTTCACCGAGGAGAAGGCCAAGAAGATCAAGGTCGAGTACGAGAAGAAGCTGAGCCTGATGAACAAGGAGATGCAGAAGCTGCAGTCGGCCCAGAAGGAGCACGCCAGGCTACTGAAGAACCAGTCACAGTATGAGAAGCAGCTGAAGAAGCTGCAGCAGGACGTGGTGGAGATGAAGAAGACGAAG GTTCGCCTCATGAAGCAGATGAAGGAGCAGCAGGAGAAGAACCGCATGACCGAGTCAAGACGGAACCGTGAGATTGCTACCCTGAAAAAGGACCAACGCAAGCAGGAG CATCAGCTCAGGCTTCTGGAGGCTCAGAAGCGACAGCAGGAGCTGATCCTGCGCAGGAAGACCGAGGAG GTCACTGCCTTGCGGCGTCAGGTGAGGCCAACGTCGGGGAAGGTGAACCGCAAGGTGAGCTTACCGGAACCACTCCAGGACCCCTCCCACCGGGCCCCCGCAGGCCGCGTGCTCTCAGGTGGCGGTGTGATGGCCCCCAACGGATCCAG GAAGTACCAGCAACGCCTGGGTGGTGTGTACTCCACCAGGATGGCCCGGACCAAGTGGCAGTCCCTGGAACGTCGTATCTCTGACATCATCATGCAGAAGATGACCATCTCCAACATGGAAACTGACATGAACCGACTTCTCAAG CAACGTGAAGAACTGACGAAACGGAGGGAGAAGGTTTCCAAGAAGAGAGACAAAATCGCCACCGAGGGGGCGGACGCGGACAAGACGGTGCAGGCCCTGAACGAGGAGATGGAGTCCCTGACAGCCAACATCGACTACATCAATGACAGCATTGCTGACTGCCAAGCCAACATCATGCAGATGGAGGAGGCGAAG GAGGAGGGTGACACCGTGGACGTGACGGCCGTGATCAGCTCCTGCACCCTCTCGGAGGCCCGCTATCTGCTAGACCACTTCCTGTCAATGGCCGTCAACAAG GGACTGCAGGCGGCCCAGAAGGAGTCGCAGATCAAAGTGATGGAGGGCCGCCTCAAACAGACGGAGATCAACAGTGCCACTCAGAACCAGCTGCTGTTCCACATGCTGAAGGAGAAGGCGGAGTTTAACCCCGAGCTGGATGCCCTGCTTGGCAACGCCCTGCAAG AGTTGGGTAACATACCAGCAG AGAACGGAGAAGAGAGCAGCAGCGACGagtctgcacagagccctgcgGCCGAAGGGAG CTCCCTGGCTTCCGACCTCATGAAACTCTGCGGGGAGAGCAGACAGAGGAGTAAG GCTCGCAGAAGGACCACCACCCAGATGGAGCTGCTCTATGCCAACAGCACCGACCCCTCATCTGATGTATCTGCTGGCGAattctcctcccccctccttccATTGGCTGAGACCCAGGAAGGGGGCGGGGACCCGGAGGGCACTGGGGTGTCCCATAGGGATAGGGACTTCCTGGGTCCTGCTGCAGGCTTGTCCTTAAAGCTGGGTAGCAT AGGCGTGATCAACCCAGTGCCGTCGTCCAAAAGCGGCCGGGCAGCAACGCTGCAGTGTGTCCACGTGGCCGAGGGACACAGCAAGGCCGTGCTCTGCGTCGACTGCACCGACGACCTGCTCTTCACTGGCTCCAAGG ACCGCACCTGTAAAGTGTGGAACCTGGTGACTGGGCAGGAGATCATGTCCCTAGGAGCTCACCCCAACAACGTGGTGTCTGTGAAGTACTGTTCCAGCCTGGTCTTCACTGTCTCTACCTCATACGTCAAGGTCTGGGACATTCGGGATTCGGCCAAGTGCATCCGGACACTGAC GTCTTCCGGTCAGGTGAACACCGGCGATGCCTGTGCAGCCAACACTAACCGCACCGTCACCATCCCAGCGGGGGAGAACCAGATCAACCAGATTGCCCTGAACCCCACGGGCACCCTCCTGTACGCAGCGGCAGGGAACTCCGTCCGCATGTGGGACCTGAGGAA GTTCGTGTCTTTAGGGAAGCTCACTGGACATCTTGGCCCAGTTATGTGTCTTACAGTGGACCAGACAGGCAAAGGTCAGGATCTGGTCATCACTGGTTCTAAGGACCATTACATTAAG ATGTTTGACGTGTCGGAGGGCACCCAGGGCAGTGTGAGCCCCACACACAACTTTGAGCCCCCCCACTACGACGGCATCGAGTCGCTGACCGTGCAGGCGGACGAGCTGTTCAGCGGCTCCCGGGACAACGGGATCAAGAAGTGGGATCTGTCCCGCAAAGACTTGCTGCAG CAAGTGCCAAACGCCCACCGCGACTGGGTGTGCGCGCTGGGGCTGGTGCCCGGTTGCCCCGCCCTGCTGAGCGGCTGCAGAGGAGGGGTATTGAAGCTTTGGCACTCGGACACGCTGGCGCCCCTGGGAGAGATCCGAGGGCACGAGAGCCCCATTAATGGCATCTCCACCAACAGCACCCACCTCTTCACTGCCTCCGA TGACCGGACGGTGAAGATCTGGCGCGGGAGAGGGTCCATCGACGGCATGGCGGATGCACTCGATGTCCTGGAAGACGGCGCCAGTAACTGA
- the kif21a gene encoding kinesin-like protein KIF21A isoform X8, whose translation MSQGQDESSVRVALRIRPQLPREKIEGCHICTFVTPGEPQVILGKDKAFTYDYVFDMDTQQDPIYTDCTEKLIEGCFEGYNATIFAYGQTGSGKTYTMGTGFDVSIADEELGIIPRAVTHLFKGIEERRQAAIEQSRPVPEFKISAQFLELYNEEVLDLFDSTRDLEARKQKSNIKIHEDATGGIYTVGVTTRMVTSETEMMQCLKLGALSRTTASTQMNVQSSRSHAIFTIHLCQVRVCTPDNEMDNRMANGSSEMNEFETLTAKFHFVDLAGSERLKRTGATGDRAREGISINCGLLALGNVISALGDKSKRSTHVPYRDSKLTRLLQDSLGGNSQTVMIACISPSDRDFMETLNTLKYANRARNIKNRVMVNQDKASQQISALRTEIARLQMELMEYKTGKRIVGEDGIESINDMFHENSMLQTENNNLRVRVKAMQETIDAQRARLTQLLSDQANQALARAGEGNEEIGNMIQNYIKEIEDLRAKLLESEAVSENLRKNLSRASTRSSFYGGPGAFSPALLAPEKETSDIIEIAKKDLEKLKRRERKKKKKLQLLEESRQEEVEDDSVIKEDLPDNEQDKAADMELCERAIDDGKMEVQEGSDHEEGEEEEEEEEEEMEAEESSDESDSELDEKENFQADLANITCEIAIKQKLIDELENSQRRLHTLKQQYEQKLMMLQCKIRDTQLERDRVLHNMGSVETFTEEKAKKIKVEYEKKLSLMNKEMQKLQSAQKEHARLLKNQSQYEKQLKKLQQDVVEMKKTKVRLMKQMKEQQEKNRMTESRRNREIATLKKDQRKQEHQLRLLEAQKRQQELILRRKTEEVTALRRQVRPTSGKVNRKVSLPEPLQDPSHRAPAGRVLSGGGVMAPNGSRKYQQRLGGVYSTRMARTKWQSLERRISDIIMQKMTISNMETDMNRLLKQREELTKRREKVSKKRDKIATEGADADKTVQALNEEMESLTANIDYINDSIADCQANIMQMEEAKEEGDTVDVTAVISSCTLSEARYLLDHFLSMAVNKGLQAAQKESQIKVMEGRLKQTEINSATQNQLLFHMLKEKAEFNPELDALLGNALQENGEESSSDESAQSPAAEGSSLASDLMKLCGESRQRSKARRRTTTQMELLYANSTDPSSDVSAGEFSSPLLPLAETQEGGGDPEGTGVSHRDRDFLGPAAGLSLKLGSISSARPLPGAERRLPEPSPLTRRKMYEKAQMAVDKVKGKEMKHPDSGTPEANASLPSPPGRFQQNVFNRLTLPLESADPPLNKGVINPVPSSKSGRAATLQCVHVAEGHSKAVLCVDCTDDLLFTGSKDRTCKVWNLVTGQEIMSLGAHPNNVVSVKYCSSLVFTVSTSYVKVWDIRDSAKCIRTLTSSGQVNTGDACAANTNRTVTIPAGENQINQIALNPTGTLLYAAAGNSVRMWDLRKFVSLGKLTGHLGPVMCLTVDQTGKGQDLVITGSKDHYIKMFDVSEGTQGSVSPTHNFEPPHYDGIESLTVQADELFSGSRDNGIKKWDLSRKDLLQQVPNAHRDWVCALGLVPGCPALLSGCRGGVLKLWHSDTLAPLGEIRGHESPINGISTNSTHLFTASDDRTVKIWRGRGSIDGMADALDVLEDGASN comes from the exons ATGTCGCAGGGGCAGGATGAGAGCTCCGTGCGGGTGGCTCTGAG gatCCGGCCTCAGCTGCCCCGGGAGAAGATCGAGGGATGCCACATCTGTACGTTCGTGACGCCGGGCGAGCCGCAGGTCATCCTGGGCAAGGACAAGGCGTTCACGTACGACTATGTGTTCGACATGGACACACAGCAGGACCCCATCTATACCGACTGCACAGAGAAGCTGATCGAGGGCTGTTTCGAGGGCTACAACGCTACCATCTTCGCCTACGGACAG ACGGGCTCGGGGAAAACCTACACTATGGGCACGGGGTTTGACGTGAGCATCGCCGATGAGGAGCTGGGCATCATCCCACGTGCTGTGACGCACCTCTTCAAGGGCATCGAGGAGCGGCGCCAGGCAGCGATCGAGCAGAGCCGCCCCGTTCCCGAGTTCAAGATCAGCGCCCAGTTTCTGGAG CTATACAATGAGGAGGTGCTGGACCTCTTTGACTCCACACGCGACCTTGAGGCCAGGAAGCAGAAATCCAACATTAAGATTCACGAGGACGCGACTGGAGGAATATACACAGTTGGGGTGACCACTCGAATGGTCACCTCGGAGACCGAG ATGATGCAGTGCCTGAAGCTTGGTGCCCTCTCCCGCACTACGGCCAGTACGCAGATGAATGTCCAGAGTTCCCGCTCCCATGCCATCTTCACTATCCACCTGTGCCAAGTGCGCGTCTGCACCCCGGACAAT GAGATGGACAACAGGATGGCCAACGGTTCCTCTGAGATGAACGAGTTTGAGACACTGACAGCAAAGTTTCACTTTGTGGATCTGGCTGGTTCCGAGAGACTGAAGAGAACCGGAGCGACAGGGGACCGGGCCAGGGAGGGCATCTCCATCAACTGCGGGCTG CTGGCTCTGGGCAATGTCATCAGCGCTCTTGGGGACAAAAGCAAGCGATCGACGCACGTGCCTTACCGTGACTCCAAGCTGACACGCCTCCTTCAGGACTCCCTGGGAGGGAACAG CCAAACAGTGATGATCGCATGCATCAGCCCCTCGGACCGCGACTTCATGGAGACCCTGAACACGCTGAAATACGCCAACCGGGCCCGCAACATCAAGAACCGCGTCATGGTGAACCAGGACAAGGCCAGTCAGCAGATCAGCGCCCTGCGGACCGAGATCGCCCGTCTGCAGATGGAGCTCATGGAGTACAAGACG GGCAAGCGCATCGTGGGTGAGGATGGCATCGAGAGCATCAATGACATGTTCCACGAGAACTCCATGCTGCAGACCGAGAACAATAATCTGCGCGTGCGAGTCAAGGCCATGCAGGAGACCATCGATGCACAGAGGGCCCGTCTGACGCAGCTGCTCAGCGACCAGGCCAATCAGGCGCTGGCCAGGGCAG GGGAAGGGAATGAGGAGATTGGCAACATGATACAGAACTACATCAAGGAAATCGAAGACCTCAG GGCCAAGTTGCTGGAGAGCGAGGCGGTGAGCGAGAACCTGAGGAAGAACCTGTCTCGCGCCTCCACGCGCTCCTCCTTCTACGGCGGCCCCGGCGCCTTCTCTCCCGCCCTCCTGGCCCCTGAGAAGGAGACATCTGACATCATCGAAATCGCCAAGAAGGACCTGGAGAAACTGAAGAGGAGGGAgcgcaagaagaagaagaa gCTCCAACTGCTGGAGGAGAGTCGGCAGGAGGAGGTTGAGGATGACAG TGTGATCAAGGAGGACCTTCCTGACAATGAGCAGGACAAGGCAGCAGACATGGAGCTGTGTGAACGAGCCATCGATGATGGCAAAATG gaggttcaggagggaagtgaccacgaagagggggaggaggaggaggaagaggaagaggaggaaatgGAAGCAGAGGAGAGCTCTGATGAGTCTGACTCTGAGCTGGATGAGAAAG AGAACTTCCAGGCAGACCTGGCCAACATCACATGTGAGATCGCCATCAAGCAGAAGCTGATCGACGAACTGGAGAACAGCCAACGGAGGCTGCACACGCTCAAGCAGCAGTACGAGCAGAAACTGATGATGCTGCAGTGCAAGATCCGGGATACTCAGCTGGAGAGGGACCGCGTGCTGCACAACATGG GTTCGGTGGAGACCTTCACCGAGGAGAAGGCCAAGAAGATCAAGGTCGAGTACGAGAAGAAGCTGAGCCTGATGAACAAGGAGATGCAGAAGCTGCAGTCGGCCCAGAAGGAGCACGCCAGGCTACTGAAGAACCAGTCACAGTATGAGAAGCAGCTGAAGAAGCTGCAGCAGGACGTGGTGGAGATGAAGAAGACGAAG GTTCGCCTCATGAAGCAGATGAAGGAGCAGCAGGAGAAGAACCGCATGACCGAGTCAAGACGGAACCGTGAGATTGCTACCCTGAAAAAGGACCAACGCAAGCAGGAG CATCAGCTCAGGCTTCTGGAGGCTCAGAAGCGACAGCAGGAGCTGATCCTGCGCAGGAAGACCGAGGAG GTCACTGCCTTGCGGCGTCAGGTGAGGCCAACGTCGGGGAAGGTGAACCGCAAGGTGAGCTTACCGGAACCACTCCAGGACCCCTCCCACCGGGCCCCCGCAGGCCGCGTGCTCTCAGGTGGCGGTGTGATGGCCCCCAACGGATCCAG GAAGTACCAGCAACGCCTGGGTGGTGTGTACTCCACCAGGATGGCCCGGACCAAGTGGCAGTCCCTGGAACGTCGTATCTCTGACATCATCATGCAGAAGATGACCATCTCCAACATGGAAACTGACATGAACCGACTTCTCAAG CAACGTGAAGAACTGACGAAACGGAGGGAGAAGGTTTCCAAGAAGAGAGACAAAATCGCCACCGAGGGGGCGGACGCGGACAAGACGGTGCAGGCCCTGAACGAGGAGATGGAGTCCCTGACAGCCAACATCGACTACATCAATGACAGCATTGCTGACTGCCAAGCCAACATCATGCAGATGGAGGAGGCGAAG GAGGAGGGTGACACCGTGGACGTGACGGCCGTGATCAGCTCCTGCACCCTCTCGGAGGCCCGCTATCTGCTAGACCACTTCCTGTCAATGGCCGTCAACAAG GGACTGCAGGCGGCCCAGAAGGAGTCGCAGATCAAAGTGATGGAGGGCCGCCTCAAACAGACGGAGATCAACAGTGCCACTCAGAACCAGCTGCTGTTCCACATGCTGAAGGAGAAGGCGGAGTTTAACCCCGAGCTGGATGCCCTGCTTGGCAACGCCCTGCAAG AGAACGGAGAAGAGAGCAGCAGCGACGagtctgcacagagccctgcgGCCGAAGGGAG CTCCCTGGCTTCCGACCTCATGAAACTCTGCGGGGAGAGCAGACAGAGGAGTAAG GCTCGCAGAAGGACCACCACCCAGATGGAGCTGCTCTATGCCAACAGCACCGACCCCTCATCTGATGTATCTGCTGGCGAattctcctcccccctccttccATTGGCTGAGACCCAGGAAGGGGGCGGGGACCCGGAGGGCACTGGGGTGTCCCATAGGGATAGGGACTTCCTGGGTCCTGCTGCAGGCTTGTCCTTAAAGCTGGGTAGCAT CTCCAGTGCACGGCCTCTCCCGGGGGCTGAGAGGAGACTGCCCGAGCCCTCCCCTCTCACCAGGAGGAAGATGTATGAGAAGGCCCAAATGGCAGTCGACAAGGTCAAGGGCAAGGAGATGAAACA CCCCGACTCAGGGACCCCCGAGGCCAACGcgtccctcccctcccctccgggCCGCTTCCAGCAGAACGTTTTTAACCGCCTAACGCTTCCTCTCGAGAGTGCAGATCCTCCACTCAATAA AGGCGTGATCAACCCAGTGCCGTCGTCCAAAAGCGGCCGGGCAGCAACGCTGCAGTGTGTCCACGTGGCCGAGGGACACAGCAAGGCCGTGCTCTGCGTCGACTGCACCGACGACCTGCTCTTCACTGGCTCCAAGG ACCGCACCTGTAAAGTGTGGAACCTGGTGACTGGGCAGGAGATCATGTCCCTAGGAGCTCACCCCAACAACGTGGTGTCTGTGAAGTACTGTTCCAGCCTGGTCTTCACTGTCTCTACCTCATACGTCAAGGTCTGGGACATTCGGGATTCGGCCAAGTGCATCCGGACACTGAC GTCTTCCGGTCAGGTGAACACCGGCGATGCCTGTGCAGCCAACACTAACCGCACCGTCACCATCCCAGCGGGGGAGAACCAGATCAACCAGATTGCCCTGAACCCCACGGGCACCCTCCTGTACGCAGCGGCAGGGAACTCCGTCCGCATGTGGGACCTGAGGAA GTTCGTGTCTTTAGGGAAGCTCACTGGACATCTTGGCCCAGTTATGTGTCTTACAGTGGACCAGACAGGCAAAGGTCAGGATCTGGTCATCACTGGTTCTAAGGACCATTACATTAAG ATGTTTGACGTGTCGGAGGGCACCCAGGGCAGTGTGAGCCCCACACACAACTTTGAGCCCCCCCACTACGACGGCATCGAGTCGCTGACCGTGCAGGCGGACGAGCTGTTCAGCGGCTCCCGGGACAACGGGATCAAGAAGTGGGATCTGTCCCGCAAAGACTTGCTGCAG CAAGTGCCAAACGCCCACCGCGACTGGGTGTGCGCGCTGGGGCTGGTGCCCGGTTGCCCCGCCCTGCTGAGCGGCTGCAGAGGAGGGGTATTGAAGCTTTGGCACTCGGACACGCTGGCGCCCCTGGGAGAGATCCGAGGGCACGAGAGCCCCATTAATGGCATCTCCACCAACAGCACCCACCTCTTCACTGCCTCCGA TGACCGGACGGTGAAGATCTGGCGCGGGAGAGGGTCCATCGACGGCATGGCGGATGCACTCGATGTCCTGGAAGACGGCGCCAGTAACTGA